The genomic window TAGTCCGCTTCACCGGATATAGATGTCTGCGATAGTGACTGACAACCTCGCCAAAAAAACACGTCCTTGTTTAATGGCAGgcttaactattactattattattattcagaatatCTCTGATTATTTTTGGGCGTTTGTTGAGCTCAGAAAAACCATCATGGATTGCGTTGAAATTACTTCATCAGTAATTTTAAAGGTGCTGTCACCCATACGGGTACATCAAGCCTTTTCGTGTATTATGCCGAAATGCCCTTGTTGAAAAGTTTGGAGTTGTTAATAGATATTATGCCTTTATCTATTAAATATAACCTAATTGTGATTGGGGGACTCCTCATCCTAGACACGTCGTCGCATCAcacatatacatatgtatatgtatgtataatatatatatatatatatatatatatatatatatatatatatatatatatatatatatttaattaaccaCACACATGAATTTTACGTGTTACAACAAGTCAGTGAAGGGTTAAAGTACCATTCATTATCATGTAGAATAACACGTGCATcgacaagtatatatatatatatatatatatatatatatatatatatatatatatatatatatatatatgtttgcaagTCTCGTTTCCTTGCTGTAAAGACCCCTAAGAAAGTTCACCGGAAATAGTTGTCAACGGTAGTGACTTGCATTAATACCATTGCGTTTACCGATTCGAGTACATTAATtactaaatatgtatatttaatgttatcttttggagtaATTCTTCTAGCATTATAGATATTATCGaacaatatatgtatattgtatgtttatttaaaaaaaaaaaaaaaaaaaaaaaaaaaaaaaaaaaccgctaaACGTCCTGTCTCCGTTTCCGTACAAATCAGAGGTCAAGGACTCTGAGGGGTGGAACTGCAAGTGACAGGTAGCATGTGAGGGACACAATCGTGTTCTAAATCCCATTCTTACATATTGCTAACATTATaacctttacattttttatatgaacGTTACTTGTACCCATTTATTAACTAGTAGCCTCTTGGAAAAGGTTTAAGCAGTAATGTTAAATGTagcattttaaacaacttctgCCCGAAACAGGGTCGTTATGTCAGTACAACTAGACTGGAACGAAGCACTGTTCCCGAGCTTAATGTAAGTACTACTGTACGCTAAATGATCCACGTGCCTTAATggtaatatataatgtgtgcatttgTACAAAACATGCATTAGGTAAAGTCGGCGAGCACAGAGATTCTTTCGGTGTTTTGTCTTTGTCGGCTGACAAGATCTAGACGTGACTGCATTAATTtcgtttaaaaatgaattattattattattattattattattattattattattattattattattattattattacgtgaGAACTATAATGGGTCATATTCACGGCTAAGTAATGGCTaagttaacacattttattttctaaaaacaaactaACCCATCTCAGAGCTCCTGGCTACATTGAtcgtgtttgtttcttttctagttctgtaacattaataaaaatcGATTATTCGTTTtaccaaaaaataattaatgctttgtgaatatggcccgaACTAAATGAGCTGTATTTCGCTGGCAATgtctttcaagaaaaaaataaaaggttctgTGGTTAGTGAATGGGCATGCAGAAGAGGAGCTGTGGGACTGCACTTATGAACGTTTCTCATAGTAAAGGCATggaaaactgtaataaagcatagagaagaCTTGTATGTAGTATAACAAATGGAAACCTGCCCGATATGATGAAAAGGTGCCCTGAAGGTTCTGAAATGCCAATTTTGATGATGATCTTAGACCATATTTTTTCTCTGTGTTAattatttcaatctttttttctttccaataATGAATTGAATGACAGATACTAAGCATCATTTTCAGCTCATAGTCCAAACTGTGTTCTGGGAATTGCTCAGGCTACAAAGTAGAAATTTGaagtgtactgtgtactgtaaatctattaatgtgtgcTGTCCAAAATCTGAGGGAATCGAGCAAACCCTCCTAGGCATTCTTCATGCTTGTGTAATGCAAGAATAGACAACTATCTACGATTGAATGttctttctttcattaaaatCAGATTCCAGCTGTTTCCAGTCCCTTAACCGCATACCGTGGCAGCGTCAAATGAGGTACAGAGCGGACCTGCTAGTGTTTAAGTATGGGAGTCGTTTTTGCCAATCTCAGAACTCAGGGCGGTACAGGTCAGATGTTCTTGCTGCGCGGTTGTACTGCACCCAGAGCCCAAAGGACCCACCTAGCAAGCCTCCGTTGCTGCAGACCAGCATGAACACCTTGCAGAAGGTGACTGAAGTGGGTAAACAATTTGGGCAGAACACTGTCAAGCAGATAGCAGCATCCACAAACTTACTGTGGGCGAGATATGAAGAGTTTGTGGGTCTGAACGAAGTCCGGGAGGCACAGAATAAAGTCACAGAGGTAAGCAAAAGTGAGAAGTGGCTCAATCACTTAACATTACCGGGATATTTAGGATTTTACAAACATACTGTTTTTTGATAAACATGCAAACCATCTGCAGTAAACtgaacagaaatgttttattaattgtcaCACTCAGGTACAAAATATAGCCAACATAAATTAAGAATAGATACCTCTCAACCACATCACagttttttctctgttttacaaAATAGATTGCAGTAAGAAATAAGAACATGCAATATGACGTACAGTACTTGTAGACTACTTCCATTAGTTACATAAGTCTGTATATTAGGTACTGCACTTGGCTAAAGAAATCTCTATTTGCAAGCCATACTTTCAGATGCAGTTGCTAGTTATTtgcacctggagagtgaaatagTCCCTACCCTTCAATGGCTATTTCCTAGTCatcaatcagctgcttctcctattgactAAAGTAGCGacaggtatcatgttttaaagtctgtttgtTTCGTAGTGTCGGGTGACTAGATCTTTCTTCCCAGGCTGAGAAGGAGTTTATGGTGGCCAGAGGGATTGTCCGAGAGTCCCATAAGAGCCTGGAGAACCTGCAGTTGAAACTAAAAGAGGTTCGGGATCGGCTGGACCGAGTCTCCAGAGAGGAGGCCCATTACCTGGAGCTGGCCACCTTGGAGCACAAACTGCTGcaggtgagggagaggagagcaCCCTGTGGGGATACAGGCATACAGACTTCAAAGTTTTAGGGTTTTGGCAactagagcaaaaaaaaaacaaaaaaacaataccctTTACGGTGACCTTATATGGCCTTTTCCTTGCACAATATCTTGCAATTTGTTGCCCATATCTGCAGAATGTTAAAATCAAGAAATTCCTCATTTTAGTGAGTATCATTAAAATTGAGCATCCCTGTGAGGGGATCTTGTCTGAGTTTGCAAACATGCCGCCTCCACtcctactactgctactaatgtTTCATAAACTGTTTAGCTGACAGATTGATGTTTTCAGTGTCTCCTCAATGTAACCACACCCTTGTCTTTGACCTGTGaaccaaaatggctgccatattggggtcacgtgactttttggtttccatgTGATAAAGACCTAacgctttgagatattggcttcaaaCTCTATACAGAGCTGTATTTTGTGATTCTCAAGGACAAGCTTATTAGTGGAgatagctttttttgttgtttaacagTTAATATTTATGATGATTATCTATGTCCTCGCTTGATAACAACTTTACcttgtttgttaaatatataataattatttatttatttgtcaaatgcctttatccaaggtgacttgcaggtgttacagggttacagtgcacaatcagtatttaaatacattgtgtttacagtaagtgcaaattattctactaaaatgcaatatgaaataaGATACAAGAAGGTAGGATTAGAACAATGAAAATTACAGTGCCATAATAGTAGTCCTGTTTCAATATATTTAACAGTTGCATACATTTTCTGCATGCATTTACACATCTCacctattgttttttttcaattgattgttttttttttgtaatgttattataatttaatagcTTTGAATAGCTTTAACTGTTGTGGGGTTGTGTTTTCTAGGAAGAGCGACGTCTCCGGACTTCGTATGAAAACGCAGAAGAATCTGAGCGTGTGACGTTCTCTTTGTTTTCAGTGGCGGTGCGGGAGAGCCACGAGAAGGAGCGCACGAGGGCTGAAAGGACGAAAAACTGGTCCGTCATTGGCTCTGTACTGGGGGCCTTAATCGGGGTGATGGGTTCCACCTACATCAACAGGGTGCGTCTACAGGAACTGAAAAGCCTGCTGCTGGAGGCCCAGAAAGGACCAATAAGTCTTCAGGAAGCCATCAAGCAGCAGGCAGCCATGCACAACTCCCAACAGGAAGAGCTGAGTAGTCTTATCACCAACATGCGGAGAGCGGTGGGGGAGGGTGTGAAAGTAGAGGCACCAGCCAAGCCATGGATACCCACAGTAAGCAAGCCCACTGAGGCTGCCCAGTCCTCTGAGGTTGCCCAGCCCTCTGAGGCTGCCCTCAAAGAGCAGCTAATCTGCAGCAAGAAGACCCAAAGCCTAGTGGAATCCCTCCAGCC from Polyodon spathula isolate WHYD16114869_AA chromosome 16, ASM1765450v1, whole genome shotgun sequence includes these protein-coding regions:
- the LOC121328666 gene encoding mitochondrial potassium channel-like, encoding MRYRADLLVFKYGSRFCQSQNSGRYRSDVLAARLYCTQSPKDPPSKPPLLQTSMNTLQKVTEVGKQFGQNTVKQIAASTNLLWARYEEFVGLNEVREAQNKVTEAEKEFMVARGIVRESHKSLENLQLKLKEVRDRLDRVSREEAHYLELATLEHKLLQEERRLRTSYENAEESERVTFSLFSVAVRESHEKERTRAERTKNWSVIGSVLGALIGVMGSTYINRVRLQELKSLLLEAQKGPISLQEAIKQQAAMHNSQQEELSSLITNMRRAVGEGVKVEAPAKPWIPTVSKPTEAAQSSEVAQPSEAALKEQLICSKKTQSLVESLQPKLQKVEQTMGKMMSELQSVRVAFQSRPTERPILRAEEVQVLDAEDVLSGLAETEQRIEAQMQKNTVYSTVLTYTAFGLTLPVLYFIFKGN